From Heteronotia binoei isolate CCM8104 ecotype False Entrance Well chromosome 17, APGP_CSIRO_Hbin_v1, whole genome shotgun sequence, one genomic window encodes:
- the LOC132586484 gene encoding sulfotransferase 2B1-like, producing the protein MSGEYVSYGGIFFPTLSYSEETLSYVENKFQILDDDIINVTYPKSGTNWMSQILSLIHHSGDPTWVNSVPVWDRVPWIEVTEGMEKALKYPPPRLLASHLPFQLFPKSFIHSKAKIIFTMRNPKDVLISYYKFSKIMKAFRDHGSLKEFLEDFLGGNVPYGSWFDHVKGWMELKGRDNFFLVTYEDLQRDLRGCVEKICHFVGKDLSSQQIDSVVENSSFQKMKNNKMSNFTLLPDTHMDHQKGQIMRKGVCEDWKNHLTQEQKEHFDRVYQEKMRDMSVTFPWD; encoded by the exons ATGTCAGGAGAATATGTGTCCTACGGGGGGATCTTTTTTCCCACATTGAGCTACTCAGAGGAAACACTCAGCTATGTGGAAAACAAATTTCAGATCCTGGATGATGATATAATTAATGTTACTTACCCTAAATCAG GTACCAACTGGATGTCGCAGATCTTGAGCTTGATCCATCATAGTGGGGACCCCACATGGGTCAACAGTGTGCCAGTGTGGGACCGAGTGCCTTGGATTGAAGTTACAGAGGGCATGGAGAAAGCTTTGAAATATCCTCCACCAAGGCTCCTGGCTTCACATCTGCCTTTCCAGCTTTTCCCCAAGTCTTTCATTCATTCCAAAGCCAAG ATTATCTTCACTATGCGCAATCCAAAGGACGTGTTGATCTCGTACTACAAGTTTTCCAAAATCATGAAAGCATTTAGGGATCATGGATCCTTGAAAGAATTCCTAGAGGACTTCCTTGGAGGGAATG TGCCCTATGGTTCCTGGTTCGACCATGTAAAAGGCTGGATGGAACTGAAGGGCAGAGACAACTTCTTCTTGGTCACCTATGAAGACCTGCAACGG GACCTGAGAGGCTGTGTGGAGAAGATCTGCCATTTTGTGGGGAAGGATCTCAGTAGCCAGCAAATTGACTCTGTGGTAGAAAACTCCTCCTTTCAGAAGATGAAGAACAACAAGATGTCCAACTTCACACTCCTACCAGATACCCACATGGATCACCAGAAGGGACAGATCATGAGGAAAG GAGTCTGTGAGGACTGGAAGAATCACCTGACGCAAGAACAAAAAGAACACTTTGACCGTGTTTACCAGGAGAAGATGCGGGATATGAGTGTGACCTTCCCATGGGATTGA